Part of the Arvicola amphibius chromosome 17, mArvAmp1.2, whole genome shotgun sequence genome is shown below.
cagagatctgcctgcctctgcctctcaagtgctgggtttaaagacgtgtgccatcactacctggaaaaactttttttttctttaatttattttttacacgTGAGTGCTCTGTCTAGAAGACATCagagaccccattatagatggctgtgagtcaccgtgtggttactgggaattgaattcaggtcctctggaagagcagccagtgttcgtaactgctgagccatctctccagtccttgttaTTTTAAGACTGTATCTCCTctatggcccaggctggcttcagatttcTATAGCTGAAAGCATTAGCCTCTTTatgcttcctcctttttatttggacaaggtcttctgtagcccaggctgtcctcgaacccATTAGATGGAGCTGAGACCAATGCTGaatttgtgtttcttctgtgtctacGTCCTGAGTTATGGCTGCAGGCAGGCATCTGCCACCATGTCCACTGTCATGCTAGGCAAATACCATCAACTGAGCTCTATACCCTGCCCCCAGTGTTCTCTATTCATCAGTACCACAGGGTAGACAAGGTAGAGTAGCTCACCTAGAAAGTACCAAGCAAGAAATCGTAGGGAAATCATCCGCTTTCGGGGCATGTGGAACAGGTAGACTGTGTCAAGAACTTGGTCCTTGGGCACCTGGCAGGGATCAAAAGAGCAGAAGACTTAAGATAAATGATCCATACTCTCCCACacttaatacaaaatatatacacTAAGAAGTCCACCTTCAAAAGTAACTCCTgctagacagtggtggcgcacacctttaatcccagcagttgggaggcagaagcaggtggatctctgtgagttcgaggccaactgcctgatctacaagagctagttccaggacaggctccaaagctacaaaaaaacccgtctcaaaaaaccaaaaaataaaaaagtaactcctaagtcagcaagatggttcagccagtaaaggcattgccaccaagcctgacaatcccAAGGATCAAcacgatggaaggagagaatccacttccacaagttgtcctctgacctctacatatgcaATGTGGGACTCTCAGGAGCTGtaagagtgcacacacacacacacacacacacacacacacacacacacacactaataaatgtaattttgtttttaaagtatggtGCATGGGAGTGATAAGAACAGACTGTGTGTGGGAAGAAGGCTgtatattaaagaagaaaagataccaGGCATGGGGGCGTATGactttaatcctaatactcatgagaaggatctctgtgagtttgaagctggcACGCTCAACATAACTAGTTACAGGGcaatcagagctacacagtgagaccctatgtcaaaataaacaaacaagcaaacaaaaatgaaacaagaaacaaTAGTAATgccgtgcggtggtggcgcacacctttaatcccagcactcgagaggaagaggcagatggattactgtgagttcgaggccagcctggtctacagagtgagttccagggcaacgagggctattacacagaaaccctgtctcaaagaaccaaaaaaaggcaaataaaagaaaaaaagaaaaaacaacaatatTAACCACAAAAACACTTCTAAATAAACCCTGTCCGAACCATGAGGTTGATGACCCGGAAGTCCTTCTGCAGACCATGACCCACAAACTTGACTCCAATATCAATGAGAAAACGAAGCTTTAAGTAGGTAGACTTGAGAGTTGTGAGGTGCTTGGAGGAAATTTTGGCATCAAGGTCGCCTGGCTTTATCCCCGAGTACTGAGTCAAGTAATCTACTACCTagggacagagaaaaagacaaatcaaTGGGACATGAAGAGATGCTGTCTCTTCCTACCACTCTCCCCAGCGTTCTCAGACACTCTATGATAGCATGGGGCTGTTCCCAGGGTTCTCAGACACTCTATGATAGCATGGGGCTGTTCCCAGGGTTCTCAGACACTCTATGTTAACACAAGGCTGTTCCCAGGGTTCTTAGACACTCTTATGATAGCATGGGGCTGTTCCCAGGGTTCTTAGACACTCTATGTTAACACAGGGCTGTTCCCAGGGTTCTTAGACACTCTATGTTAACACAGGGCTGTTCCCAGCGTTCTCAGACACTCTATGCTAGCACGGGGCTGTTTCCAGGGTTCTCAGACACTCTATGCTAACACAGGGCTGTTTCCAGGGTTCTCAGACACTCTATGCTAGCACAGGGTTGACTTCAGTGGTCCCTTCATATTCTAATACCTGCTCCTGGGTAGAGATGTAGTCATCAATGAAGGGGATACCCTCATTAGGCCCTTGGCCCCGAACACAGGTGATCCTTGCTACTGACATCTGGCTTGGTTTAATGGTAGACTTGGTACCATCACTGCGTAACTCTGCTTCTTCCTATGTCACAAGAATTAATACAGACATCAGAGAAGTACCTAAAATTACTGATATCCTCAGAGTTCGGGTCCTATGTCCCATCTTTTTAGTTGTAGTTACCTCATTAAGAGTGACAAACTCGGCATCAAGGCCCACCAGGTCCCCAACCTGTGGCATCTCATTCAGCATCAGTGGAATAAAGGTAGTATGTGTTTTCCGCTGCTTCCGTGCCAACGAGGCTTCTGCCAGCAGCACACTAGCCTCAATGGGGTTCTTGACTGAAAAGGAGAACGCAGAAAAGACAGGAGCTGGAGAAACGGCTAGGGGGAGACCCCATGATGGCTGCTCAGAGGCCACTGGTCTATattgtgatctctctctctctctctctctctctctttttctctttctctctcagatttatttgtttattatgtatccagtgttctgcctgcatgtatgcctgcaggccagaagagggcaccagacctcattacagatggttgtgagccaccatgtgggtgctgggaattgaactcaggacctctggaagagcagccagtgctcttaacctctgagccatctctccagcactattGTGATTTCTTGATAACCAAAGAAATTGAGTAAAAGGAGAGTATCTGGGCTGGCCAGacgactcagcaggtaaagacactcactgccaagtctgacaacctaaggttgatccccagaatccacatggagaaaggaaaagacctATTCCCACAAACTACTCTGATGTCCACATCTGTGCAGTGTGTGGTATgtactaatacacacacacacacacacacacacacacacacacactatacacacacacattatacacacacagagtaaattaaaatgtagtaaaaaaatttttaaaagactatatCATAGTCTGCTATAACACAGAAGATCAAATCAGAAAATTATCAAGAAATAgaccaagaaaaagacagaaatggtTGGAAAGAGAACGATTTTCACTTTGAACCTTAGCTTACAAAATCCAGCAaggcaaagccacagagaaactattGTCTGAAAGGTAGCAAACCCCCTGGAAAGAGACACCATCTGAGGAGAACTGCTGGCAGTGTGATGCACTGCGCAGGCCGACAACATAGGTGGAAGGGAGAGCTGAGGCTACAAAGTTGCCCCTTAGCCTGCACAcacagtaacaataaataaacagtaaTAAAGAGCATTTGAAAAAAGATATCCTGTgcggccattctcattcaaaccactacaaaaaGGAGATAGGAATGCTTAGAATCAAAATCATCACCAAAGTCATTTTTATaaagcttcctccttccttcctcacgtCACCCTCAGAATTTCCAGCTTCAAAACTTATTAATTAGTTAACTTCATTCTGTGTTTTTGAAAATGGTTCCCACTctatagccctggttggccttgaactgactaTGCAGTCCAGGTGATCCTTGAACTCATGtcaatcctcctgccacagccttttgagtgctgggattacaagcaagaATTACCCTCTCCAGCCACCTTCTAAACTTAAGACCCGATCAgcaggaatttctttttttttttttttttttttggtttttcgagacagggtttctctgtggcaggAATTTCTTACTATGCCTGGAAGTATTACCACCAGTCAACAACCCTCAACACCACAAAGACATCCCCCAGGTTTTCTCCTCAGGTCCAACTTAAACTGCCTAAGCCTTTGGGCCACTCCACGTCACTTACTGTTCAGGTTGTATCTGGAATTGAGATTCCTTTTGACGTAATACAGGATAGCAGGTACTTTCCAATTCATGTCAAACTGCACAGCTTCATACTAGAAGAGGTAAAACACAAGGGGCCAGaggggtagctcagtggtagagtgcttgcctattgTGCATAGGCTCTTGGcttaatccccagcactaaaaTTCCCCactctagaaaaagaaacaatacagtGTCCTATCATAACAATGTATCTCATCACTTCTCATCAAGACAGGAAGAGGCCAGGACCCAggtgctattttaaaaaaattcctgatGCCATTTATTTCCAAAGCTTCCTCCTTCCATTGTGAACCTTGCAGGCACTCATTAGGGgcctgagaataaaaaaaaaaaaagccagacagtggtgatggcacaaccctttaatcccagcactcagggggcagaggcaggcagatctctgtgagttcgaggccagcctggtctacaaagcaagtgctAGGACTTGCTGGACAGCCTGgactccaaagctaaagagaaaccctgtctcaaaaaacaaaaacaaacaaacaaacaagaaaaggaaactaaCAAAGACGGGTGGATAAAAGGGGGAATGGAGCTGCaattacacctgtaatccctgcactctggaggctaaggcagaagcaCAGTGAATTAGAGAACAACCTGGCTCACACAGCAACACCCTCCCTGTCTTCCCATGAAAGGGGGAACAGAAATGTCTTGACTTACCTTATCAATAGGTTCAATAAGAAAGTCATTGAAAAGATACCACTGCTGGTGAGTCACCCCCTGTGGAGAGAGAGCAGTGACAGCTGGTCTGCTACACTGGACGCTCAGGGCCAGCCCTGGGACTGCACTGCAGCCATCTCCTCCAGGAGTGCTTTCCTGGTTCCATCGGACTCACCTCCTTGCGCTGGTGGTAGGTCTCACCTACTTTGATGTGAGCCACCAAGCTGCCTCCTGTTCGTGAGTCCAGGATGTGTACCACAGTAGCCATCAGGTCATACACATAGACACCATGCTCCTCCTCTGCCCTGGCTGGACCCCACTGTGAGGGGGTACCCAGGCTGCTAAGCTATGTTTAAGGATTGGGGtttgggatgggggatggggataAAGGGAAAAGGGTAGGGAGTTCTGGGAATGGGGAGTCAGGGCAGATTATCTTTATCTTAGTTCATCTATGACTTCCCAACACTAAACCAAGTTATTCTAGAAAACCCCACAACTGGCAGACACCCTTTATTCTCGTCCTTGACCCCGGGTTCCACCATCCCCTTGCCCTGCCTCACCTTCTGCCCTGCCTtcactccctcactccctctcttctccccatttTTCCAACAACCTGCATCTCATCCCCATCAGTCCAATTGTAAACATCCAGCCCTTTGTTCTTGGTCATCTTCATGCGAATGGAAAACGGAAGCCAGACATTCTTCAGCTCCTCAATGGAGGAACACAGCAAGCCCTCTGGACTCCTTGGTTCCTTCCTATCAGGACAGAAGAATGAGAAATGTGCACTGAAGATACCTAGCCAATTAACAGAGGGATCACCAAGTAGTCCCACCATTTGATAACATGGTACCTACCGGTCAGCCAAGGTAAACTCCTTGTTCTTAATATCCCCACCGTATTTCTTCACCGCTATTTTGAAGGCAACCTGAACACACAGGAAAGACATCAAGATTCCTAAGAACATAACCATACATAGAAGTAaaacaactaataaaaataaaaagaacgcCTCAAAAGTCCTGCTTCCAACCAGGTGGTGTTggtgcacgctttaatcccagcactcgggaggcggaggcaagcccatctctgagtttaaggccagcctggtctatctacagagcaagttccaggaccgccAAGACATAGAGAAattgtctcaaacacacagacacacacacacacacacacacacacaaaaggtccGGTTTGCAATCATCACCTCAGCTTGTGATCTCCAGAAATCGGCCTCTTTTGAGCTATTCACTTCACAGTTAATGacaagaatgtctggcagatgtCGGATGTTGCGGGTCTGAATCTGAAGAATGAAACAAGAAACGGCagagttgccgggcggtggtggcgcacgcctttaatcccagcactcgggaggtagaggcaggcggatctctgtgagttcgagaccagcctggtctacaagagctagctccaggacaggctctacaaactgcagggaaaccctgtctcgaaaaaccaaaaaaaaaaaaaaaaaaaaaaaaaaaaaaaaaaaaaaaagaaatggcagagTCTATAGAAAAGAAACCTAGACAGGCTTGGTAAACCTGGAGCTCCTCTTCCCACACCTCACATCCCTGGAAGGCAATGCTAACAGTGCCTGGAGGCAGACCATGGACTGCGGCTACTCACTGTGGGCTGGTACTTCTCACAGCTGTCGCACCAGGCCTGTGTGTTCTGCTCCAGGCAGATACTTCGCTTCAGGATGTGAGCGAAGTCATAGTTCTTCCCGGCTTTATCTGAGGAGAAACGGGATACTTCACTCCAAGCTCTCCCTCTACCCACAGCCCCCACACCCACTCAGGTGCTGCCCAGCGGCAGGGTCTACCACAGACCTACCCTCAGGGTAGGAGAGTGTGAAGAGCAGCGTGGATGAGGCCCGCACAGTCTCGCTGCCACAGCGGCAGAGGCTGCAGTTCTCCATCTCACAGCTGAACAGCTGCCCGATGACAGACTCCCCTGACGAACAGAAACTGCTGAGAGTGGAGAGGGCAGCATATACACAGGGGTTAGAAGACCCTTATAGTCTCAGAGGGGCCTGCTTTGGTGGCATGATTCTCGTCCAGCTCCATACCTTCCTCCAGCGCCGCGATAAGCCTGGGGGACCTCCGGCTCCTGCATATCCTGGTGCAGCTGAGTGAGAATGAAGCGATTCCACCTCTGGATGAGCCTGGCCAGGCTGCCCCTGCCTGAAGCCTCATCCGAATCAGCCAGGATGAGACCCAGGGCTGAGGCCTCAGGAATCGTGCGGAATGCTCGAAGGAAATTACTGCCCTGGAAGAGGGTTATGTTGATGAAAAGGGTTACTTTCTGTTCTGTGCCATTTGCACGGCAATACCCTTTTCAACCATGCATCTTCTGTCCCTTGCCCTTTTCAGTGTCCCCAGACTCGAAGGACGGACCTGACAAGGATCACCACGAGAAAGCTCCAGCATATGGAAAAGGAAGCCGAGCTCACATGCCAGGCAGAACTCCTTCTGGCAAAGGTGGTTCTGGATTAGACAGCGAACAGGCTCCAAGAAATAGAGCACCTGGAgggaagagcaggagagctggtgcGGGAAACTGGGAGGGGGGAAAAGATGGGGGTGCTCTGTGAGCCACCGGAATACAAAGCAGGACTCCACTGAAGCTAAGGAGCTCACAGAGGAGACTTGAAGGTACGGGGGTACATAGGAGATGAGGCTTGACTGAGGAGACCTaggaagagcagagcagggaCTAAGGGGCAATGGGaatgaagaaaggcaggaagagccACCCTTACCTGGATCATGCAGTTACAGTAGGCATTGGGGATATGGGGCTCTAATCCAGCAAACAGTGTCTTATTGTAGTGTTTGAAGTCAAAGTCTTCCAGCCCTAGCTTGGAATATTTGATGGTTACCTAAGGCAGAATAGTTTGAGCAGAATGAGTCAAATCTTTTTCTAGAACCTCCCTCCTGGGTCTAGAGTTGTAGAGGAGACTTATTGATTAGACGCAATGATTTTTCCATATAATACCCTTTCCCCCACATCCCACAAGAGCCCTGAATCAGTGTCCCCCAGCACCTTCCGGTAC
Proteins encoded:
- the Pan2 gene encoding PAN2-PAN3 deadenylation complex catalytic subunit PAN2 isoform X5; translation: MNFEGLDPGLADFSPAMHSTLDPVLDAHLNPSLLQNVELDPEGVALESLPVQESVHIMEGVYSELHSVVAEVGVPVSVSHFDLHEEMLWVGSHGGHATSFFGPALERYSSFQVNGSDDIRQIQSLENGILFLTKNNLKYMARGGLIIFDYLLDECEDMHSLLLTDSSTLLIGGLQNHVLEIDLNSVQETQKYAVEIPGVTIMRQTNRFFFCGHTSGKVSLRDLRSFKVEHEFDAFSGSLSDFDVHGNLLAACGFSSRLTGLACDRFLKVYDLRMMRAITPLQVHVDPAFLRFIPTYTSRLAIISQSGQCQFCEPTGLANPADIFHVSAVGPLLMTFDVSASKQALAFGDSEGCVHLWTDSPEPSFNPYSRETEFALPCLVDTLPPLDWSQDLLPLSLIPVPLTTDMLLSDWPAANSAPAPRRAPPVDAEILRTMKKVGFIGYAPNPRTRLRNQIPYRLKESDSEFDNFSQVTESPIGREEEPHLHMVSKKYRKVTIKYSKLGLEDFDFKHYNKTLFAGLEPHIPNAYCNCMIQVLYFLEPVRCLIQNHLCQKEFCLACELGFLFHMLELSRGDPCQGSNFLRAFRTIPEASALGLILADSDEASGRGSLARLIQRWNRFILTQLHQDMQEPEVPQAYRGAGGSSFCSSGESVIGQLFSCEMENCSLCRCGSETVRASSTLLFTLSYPEVSRFSSDKAGKNYDFAHILKRSICLEQNTQAWCDSCEKYQPTIQTRNIRHLPDILVINCEVNSSKEADFWRSQAEVAFKIAVKKYGGDIKNKEFTLADRKEPRSPEGLLCSSIEELKNVWLPFSIRMKMTKNKGLDVYNWTDGDEMQWGPARAEEEHGVYVYDLMATVVHILDSRTGGSLVAHIKVGETYHQRKEGVTHQQWYLFNDFLIEPIDKYEAVQFDMNWKVPAILYYVKRNLNSRYNLNIKNPIEASVLLAEASLARKQRKTHTTFIPLMLNEMPQVGDLVGLDAEFVTLNEEEAELRSDGTKSTIKPSQMSVARITCVRGQGPNEGIPFIDDYISTQEQVVDYLTQYSGIKPGDLDAKISSKHLTTLKSTYLKLRFLIDIGVKFVGHGLQKDFRVINLMVPKDQVLDTVYLFHMPRKRMISLRFLAWYFLDLKIQGETHDSIEDARTALQLYRKYLELSKNGTEPESFHKVLKGLYEKGRKMDWKVPEPESQTSPKNTAVFPSVLAL
- the Pan2 gene encoding PAN2-PAN3 deadenylation complex catalytic subunit PAN2 isoform X2; translated protein: MNFEGLDPGLADFSPAMHSTLDPVLDAHLNPSLLQNVELDPEGVALESLPVQESVHIMEGVYSELHSVVAEVGVPVSVSHFDLHEEMLWVGSHGGHATSFFGPALERYSSFQVNGSDDIRQIQSLENGILFLTKNNLKYMARGGLIIFDYLLDECEDMHSLLLTDSSTLLIGGLQNHVLEIDLNSVQETQKYAVEIPGVTIMRQTNRFFFCGHTSGKVSLRDLRSFKVEHEFDAFSGSLSDFDVHGNLLAACGFSSRLTGLACDRFLKVYDLRMMRAITPLQVHVDPAFLRFIPTYTSRLAIISQSGQCQFCEPTGLANPADIFHVSAVGPLLMTFDVSASKQALAFGDSEGCVHLWTDSPEPSFNPYSRETEFALPCLVDTLPPLDWSQDLLPLSLIPVPLTTDMLLSDWPAANSAPAPRRAPPVDAEILRTMKKVGFIGYAPNPRTRLRNQIPYRLKESDSEFDNFSQVTESPIGREEEPHLHMVSKKYRKVTIKYSKLGLEDFDFKHYNKTLFAGLEPHIPNAYCNCMIQVLYFLEPVRCLIQNHLCQKEFCLACELGFLFHMLELSRGDPCQGSNFLRAFRTIPEASALGLILADSDEASGRGSLARLIQRWNRFILTQLHQDMQEPEVPQAYRGAGGSFCSSGESVIGQLFSCEMENCSLCRCGSETVRASSTLLFTLSYPEVSRFSSDKAGKNYDFAHILKRSICLEQNTQAWCDSCEKYQPTIQTRNIRHLPDILVINCEVNSSKEADFWRSQAEVAFKIAVKKYGGDIKNKEFTLADRKEPRSPEGLLCSSIEELKNVWLPFSIRMKMTKNKGLDVYNWTDGDEMQWGPARAEEEHGVYVYDLMATVVHILDSRTGGSLVAHIKVGETYHQRKEGVTHQQWYLFNDFLIEPIDKYEAVQFDMNWKVPAILYYVKRNLNSRYNLNIKNPIEASVLLAEASLARKQRKTHTTFIPLMLNEMPQVGDLVGLDAEFVTLNEEEAELRSDGTKSTIKPSQMSVARITCVRGQGPNEGIPFIDDYISTQEQVVDYLTQYSGIKPGDLDAKISSKHLTTLKSTYLKLRFLIDIGVKFVGHGLQKDFRVINLMVPKDQVLDTVYLFHMPRKRMISLRFLAWYFLDLKIQGETHDSIEDARTALQLYRKYLELSKNGTEPESFHKVLKGLYEKGRKMDWKTQLSSPQCWHFDLPLPERWLLHSGTGSAQGLQMALFTELESSKTLSQSVWKPEPFLILCRA
- the Pan2 gene encoding PAN2-PAN3 deadenylation complex catalytic subunit PAN2 isoform X7, whose amino-acid sequence is MNFEGLDPGLADFSPAMHSTLDPVLDAHLNPSLLQNVELDPEGVALESLPVQESVHIMEGVYSELHSVVAEVGVPVSVSHFDLHEEMLWVGSHGGHATSFFGPALERYSSFQVNGSDDIRQIQSLENGILFLTKNNLKYMARGGLIIFDYLLDECEDMHSLLLTDSSTLLIGGLQNHVLEIDLNSVQETQKYAVEIPGVTIMRQTNRFFFCGHTSGKVSLRDLRSFKVEHEFDAFSGSLSDFDVHGNLLAACGFSSRLTGLACDRFLKVYDLRMMRAITPLQVHVDPAFLRFIPTYTSRLAIISQSGQCQFCEPTGLANPADIFHVSAVGPLLMTFDVSASKQALAFGDSEGCVHLWTDSPEPSFNPYSRETEFALPCLVDTLPPLDWSQDLLPLSLIPVPLTTDMLLSDWPAANSAPAPRRAPPVDAEILRTMKKVGFIGYAPNPRTRLRNQIPYRLKESDSEFDNFSQVTESPIGREEEPHLHMVSKKYRKVTIKYSKLGLEDFDFKHYNKTLFAGLEPHIPNAYCNCMIQVLYFLEPVRCLIQNHLCQKEFCLACELGFLFHMLELSRGDPCQGSNFLRAFRTIPEASALGLILADSDEASGRGSLARLIQRWNRFILTQLHQDMQEPEVPQAYRGAGGSFCSSGESVIGQLFSCEMENCSLCRCGSETVRASSTLLFTLSYPEDKAGKNYDFAHILKRSICLEQNTQAWCDSCEKYQPTIQTRNIRHLPDILVINCEVNSSKEADFWRSQAEVAFKIAVKKYGGDIKNKEFTLADRKEPRSPEGLLCSSIEELKNVWLPFSIRMKMTKNKGLDVYNWTDGDEMQWGPARAEEEHGVYVYDLMATVVHILDSRTGGSLVAHIKVGETYHQRKEGVTHQQWYLFNDFLIEPIDKYEAVQFDMNWKVPAILYYVKRNLNSRYNLNIKNPIEASVLLAEASLARKQRKTHTTFIPLMLNEMPQVGDLVGLDAEFVTLNEEEAELRSDGTKSTIKPSQMSVARITCVRGQGPNEGIPFIDDYISTQEQVVDYLTQYSGIKPGDLDAKISSKHLTTLKSTYLKLRFLIDIGVKFVGHGLQKDFRVINLMVPKDQVLDTVYLFHMPRKRMISLRFLAWYFLDLKIQGETHDSIEDARTALQLYRKYLELSKNGTEPESFHKVLKGLYEKGRKMDWKVPEPESQTSPKNTAVFPSVLAL
- the Pan2 gene encoding PAN2-PAN3 deadenylation complex catalytic subunit PAN2 isoform X4, producing MNFEGLDPGLADFSPAMHSTLDPVLDAHLNPSLLQNVELDPEGVALESLPVQESVHIMEGVYSELHSVVAEVGVPVSVSHFDLHEEMLWVGSHGGHATSFFGPALERYSSFQVNGSDDIRQIQSLENGILFLTKNNLKYMARGGLIIFDYLLDECEDMHSLLLTDSSTLLIGGLQNHVLEIDLNSVQETQKYAVEIPGVTIMRQTNRFFFCGHTSGKVSLRDLRSFKVEHEFDAFSGSLSDFDVHGNLLAACGFSSRLTGLACDRFLKVYDLRMMRAITPLQVHVDPAFLRFIPTYTSRLAIISQSGQCQFCEPTGLANPADIFHVSAVGPLLMTFDVSASKQALAFGDSEGCVHLWTDSPEPSFNPYSRETEFALPCLVDTLPPLDWSQDLLPLSLIPVPLTTDMLLSDWPAANSAPAPRRAPPVDAEILRTMKKVGFIGYAPNPRTRLRNQIPYRLKESDSEFDNFSQVTESPIGREEEPHLHMVSKKYRKVTIKYSKLGLEDFDFKHYNKTLFAGLEPHIPNAYCNCMIQVLYFLEPVRCLIQNHLCQKEFCLACELGFLFHMLELSRGDPCQGSNFLRAFRTIPEASALGLILADSDEASGRGSLARLIQRWNRFILTQLHQDMQEPEVPQAYRGAGGSFCSSGESVIGQLFSCEMENCSLCRCGSETVRASSTLLFTLSYPEDKAGKNYDFAHILKRSICLEQNTQAWCDSCEKYQPTIQTRNIRHLPDILVINCEVNSSKEADFWRSQAEVAFKIAVKKYGGDIKNKEFTLADRKEPRSPEGLLCSSIEELKNVWLPFSIRMKMTKNKGLDVYNWTDGDEMQWGPARAEEEHGVYVYDLMATVVHILDSRTGGSLVAHIKVGETYHQRKEGVTHQQWYLFNDFLIEPIDKYEAVQFDMNWKVPAILYYVKRNLNSRYNLNIKNPIEASVLLAEASLARKQRKTHTTFIPLMLNEMPQVGDLVGLDAEFVTLNEEEAELRSDGTKSTIKPSQMSVARITCVRGQGPNEGIPFIDDYISTQEQVVDYLTQYSGIKPGDLDAKISSKHLTTLKSTYLKLRFLIDIGVKFVGHGLQKDFRVINLMVPKDQVLDTVYLFHMPRKRMISLRFLAWYFLDLKIQGETHDSIEDARTALQLYRKYLELSKNGTEPESFHKVLKGLYEKGRKMDWKTQLSSPQCWHFDLPLPERWLLHSGTGSAQGLQMALFTELESSKTLSQSVWKPEPFLILCRA
- the Pan2 gene encoding PAN2-PAN3 deadenylation complex catalytic subunit PAN2 isoform X6 — protein: MNFEGLDPGLADFSPAMHSTLDPVLDAHLNPSLLQNVELDPEGVALESLPVQESVHIMEGVYSELHSVVAEVGVPVSVSHFDLHEEMLWVGSHGGHATSFFGPALERYSSFQVNGSDDIRQIQSLENGILFLTKNNLKYMARGGLIIFDYLLDECEDMHSLLLTDSSTLLIGGLQNHVLEIDLNSVQETQKYAVEIPGVTIMRQTNRFFFCGHTSGKVSLRDLRSFKVEHEFDAFSGSLSDFDVHGNLLAACGFSSRLTGLACDRFLKVYDLRMMRAITPLQVHVDPAFLRFIPTYTSRLAIISQSGQCQFCEPTGLANPADIFHVSAVGPLLMTFDVSASKQALAFGDSEGCVHLWTDSPEPSFNPYSRETEFALPCLVDTLPPLDWSQDLLPLSLIPVPLTTDMLLSDWPAANSAPAPRRAPPVDAEILRTMKKVGFIGYAPNPRTRLRNQIPYRLKESDSEFDNFSQVTESPIGREEEPHLHMVSKKYRKVTIKYSKLGLEDFDFKHYNKTLFAGLEPHIPNAYCNCMIQVLYFLEPVRCLIQNHLCQKEFCLACELGFLFHMLELSRGDPCQGSNFLRAFRTIPEASALGLILADSDEASGRGSLARLIQRWNRFILTQLHQDMQEPEVPQAYRGAGGSSFCSSGESVIGQLFSCEMENCSLCRCGSETVRASSTLLFTLSYPEDKAGKNYDFAHILKRSICLEQNTQAWCDSCEKYQPTIQTRNIRHLPDILVINCEVNSSKEADFWRSQAEVAFKIAVKKYGGDIKNKEFTLADRKEPRSPEGLLCSSIEELKNVWLPFSIRMKMTKNKGLDVYNWTDGDEMQWGPARAEEEHGVYVYDLMATVVHILDSRTGGSLVAHIKVGETYHQRKEGVTHQQWYLFNDFLIEPIDKYEAVQFDMNWKVPAILYYVKRNLNSRYNLNIKNPIEASVLLAEASLARKQRKTHTTFIPLMLNEMPQVGDLVGLDAEFVTLNEEEAELRSDGTKSTIKPSQMSVARITCVRGQGPNEGIPFIDDYISTQEQVVDYLTQYSGIKPGDLDAKISSKHLTTLKSTYLKLRFLIDIGVKFVGHGLQKDFRVINLMVPKDQVLDTVYLFHMPRKRMISLRFLAWYFLDLKIQGETHDSIEDARTALQLYRKYLELSKNGTEPESFHKVLKGLYEKGRKMDWKVPEPESQTSPKNTAVFPSVLAL